A single Dysgonomonas mossii DNA region contains:
- a CDS encoding GNAT family N-acetyltransferase — MIRDVTPADAAQIAAIYNYYIEETVVTFEYDLVTAEDIRKRIGKVQAKGFPYFVYEKDGQIIGYAYLNNWRERVAYDITLETSVYLDRNAIGSGVGSILYQELINRARNINIHSLIGVISLPNDPSRKLHRKFNFELVGNFRESGVKFGKLIDVEFWQLIL; from the coding sequence ATGATAAGAGATGTAACGCCCGCTGATGCTGCGCAGATAGCAGCCATCTATAATTATTATATTGAGGAAACAGTCGTGACCTTTGAGTATGATCTTGTTACTGCCGAAGATATCCGGAAGCGGATAGGCAAAGTGCAGGCAAAGGGGTTTCCTTATTTTGTATACGAGAAAGATGGGCAAATAATTGGTTATGCTTATCTCAACAATTGGCGTGAGCGTGTAGCTTACGATATAACGCTAGAAACAAGCGTATATCTTGATCGCAATGCCATAGGAAGCGGAGTGGGCAGTATTTTATATCAGGAACTGATAAACAGAGCCCGAAATATAAACATACATTCACTGATTGGTGTAATATCATTGCCCAATGATCCAAGCCGAAAGCTTCATCGAAAATTTAACTTTGAGTTGGTCGGCAATTTCAGGGAGTCGGGAGTCAAATTCGGAAAACTGATTGATGTCGAATTCTGGCAACTGATCTTATAG
- a CDS encoding inorganic phosphate transporter produces MTLLIIIIILAIIFDFINGFHDAANSIATVVSTKVLTPTQAVIWAAFFNFVAYFIAKYIIGGFGIADTVSKTVDMEFIIQSFGNPSLVIIAGLIAAISWNLITWWLGIPSSSSHTLIGGFAGAGIAASGFQAVHSGVIGIIALFIVVAPLIGMVSGNIITLITLHFVKKIKPGKADRWFKNLQLISSAGLSIGHGLNDSQKVMGIIAAALISYTATTPDVHPWLYMNDMNDMHDWVPLACFTAIAIGTVCGGWKIMKTMGNRITKITPIEGFCAQTAGSITLYISEMLHVPVSTTHVITGSIIGVGSVKRLSAVRWGVTKDLLIAWILTIPVSALMAIVFYHILGLIVQ; encoded by the coding sequence ATGACATTATTAATAATAATCATTATTTTAGCGATCATATTTGATTTCATAAATGGCTTTCACGACGCTGCCAACTCAATAGCAACCGTCGTATCTACGAAAGTTCTTACACCGACCCAAGCTGTAATTTGGGCTGCCTTTTTCAACTTCGTAGCTTATTTTATTGCAAAATATATTATCGGCGGATTTGGTATTGCAGACACTGTATCCAAAACCGTGGATATGGAATTTATAATTCAAAGCTTTGGCAACCCATCTCTGGTTATCATAGCCGGACTGATAGCTGCTATTTCTTGGAACCTTATTACATGGTGGTTAGGAATCCCTTCATCTTCTTCGCATACTCTTATCGGAGGATTTGCAGGAGCCGGTATCGCCGCTTCAGGTTTCCAAGCTGTACATTCAGGCGTTATTGGTATTATTGCGCTGTTCATTGTAGTAGCACCTCTGATTGGTATGGTTTCGGGTAACATCATCACGCTGATCACCCTCCACTTTGTAAAAAAGATAAAACCGGGTAAGGCCGACCGTTGGTTCAAGAATCTACAGCTCATCTCATCCGCAGGACTTAGTATAGGACATGGATTGAACGACTCGCAAAAAGTAATGGGTATCATTGCAGCTGCATTGATTTCATATACAGCAACTACGCCCGACGTTCACCCTTGGTTATATATGAATGACATGAACGATATGCACGACTGGGTGCCACTCGCATGTTTTACTGCGATTGCAATAGGTACAGTTTGTGGAGGATGGAAAATCATGAAAACGATGGGAAACCGTATTACAAAAATCACTCCTATCGAAGGGTTCTGTGCTCAGACAGCAGGTTCTATCACCTTATATATATCCGAAATGCTGCACGTGCCGGTAAGTACAACCCACGTAATCACAGGTAGTATAATAGGCGTAGGATCAGTAAAACGTCTTTCAGCTGTTCGCTGGGGAGTAACCAAAGATTTATTGATAGCATGGATACTGACTATTCCGGTTAGTGCCCTGATGGCTATTGTATTCTATCACATTCTGGGACTGATCGTTCAATAA
- a CDS encoding DUF6377 domain-containing protein — MKIHILLFILLLSPIVYIIGQNHDINKILKELDDAFDNQNKYDQLKEERLSELKKKVNLTQSLEKQYDINKIIVNEYNTYISDSAIFYAARNVEISKALNKKRDEDESQILLARTYARGGLFTQAEEILKSIKVKKLPDDLREKYYSAYARSYEALIDHINNEKYSARYEKKMIAFLDSARQIYSKDKNDIIDYVYIDYWEKKTGHLEHLLTLLPTLNPESQDYAIISTLIGIEYWERGDNLELPIMYLAQASLVNIKSAIKDPIILMNLALLLHETNDSERAYKIAKKALNDANFYNSKHRNKIILETFPIIEETYQNKIIEQRQHLTMYLIIMIAFAIGLLFTCLCVYRQIRIIKKNRKQLKLLNDSLDKANNIKEEYIGYFLKQYSIYIEKLEEFKQSVYRKIKAGQTNDLLATMSVSTNTKKEIEELYSNFDMAFLNIYPSFVNEINALLKEEERYKLKSNELNTELRIFALIRLGITDNKHIASFLRYSMQTIYNYRSKVKAKALADNENFEEKIKNIGTIIK; from the coding sequence ATGAAAATCCATATTTTATTATTTATTCTCCTTCTTTCACCGATCGTTTATATCATTGGGCAAAATCATGATATTAATAAAATACTAAAAGAATTAGATGATGCTTTTGACAATCAAAACAAATATGACCAATTAAAAGAAGAACGTTTGAGCGAATTAAAAAAGAAAGTCAACCTAACCCAATCTCTAGAAAAACAATACGATATAAATAAGATTATAGTAAATGAATATAATACGTACATAAGTGATTCTGCAATTTTTTATGCTGCTAGAAATGTAGAGATATCTAAAGCGCTAAACAAAAAACGAGATGAAGATGAATCCCAGATATTACTTGCCAGAACATATGCCCGTGGGGGACTTTTTACTCAAGCAGAGGAAATATTAAAATCGATAAAAGTAAAAAAGTTACCTGATGATTTACGAGAAAAATATTATTCAGCCTATGCCCGTTCATATGAAGCATTGATAGATCATATAAATAATGAAAAGTACTCCGCTAGGTATGAAAAAAAGATGATCGCTTTTTTGGATTCTGCACGTCAAATATATTCAAAAGATAAAAATGACATCATTGATTATGTTTATATTGACTATTGGGAGAAGAAAACCGGACACCTTGAGCATCTATTAACTCTTCTACCAACATTAAATCCCGAGTCTCAAGATTATGCTATTATCTCTACTCTTATAGGAATAGAGTATTGGGAACGTGGTGATAATCTAGAACTGCCAATAATGTATTTAGCCCAAGCTTCTCTGGTGAATATCAAGTCTGCAATCAAAGATCCAATAATACTAATGAACCTAGCCCTCTTGCTTCATGAAACTAACGATTCGGAGAGAGCTTATAAAATCGCAAAAAAAGCACTTAACGATGCAAATTTTTACAATTCAAAACATCGTAACAAAATCATATTAGAAACCTTTCCGATAATAGAAGAAACGTATCAAAACAAAATAATAGAACAAAGACAACATTTAACAATGTACCTTATTATTATGATAGCATTTGCTATCGGACTTCTTTTTACATGCCTTTGCGTATACAGACAAATTCGTATTATTAAAAAGAATCGGAAGCAACTAAAACTACTTAATGATAGTTTGGATAAAGCGAACAATATCAAAGAAGAATATATTGGATACTTTTTGAAACAATACTCGATTTATATAGAAAAACTGGAAGAATTTAAACAATCTGTATACCGAAAGATCAAAGCAGGCCAAACAAATGACTTATTGGCAACAATGTCAGTATCAACAAATACAAAAAAAGAAATAGAAGAATTATATAGCAATTTTGATATGGCTTTCCTTAATATCTACCCAAGTTTTGTAAATGAAATTAATGCCCTGCTAAAAGAAGAAGAACGATATAAATTAAAGTCAAATGAATTAAATACAGAGTTACGAATATTTGCTCTTATACGCCTCGGAATAACAGATAATAAACATATCGCATCTTTTCTTCGCTATTCTATGCAAACGATATACAACTACAGGAGTAAAGTCAAAGCAAAAGCTTTGGCTGATAATGAAAATTTTGAAGAAAAAATAAAAAACATAGGTACTATCATAAAATAA
- the yihA gene encoding ribosome biogenesis GTP-binding protein YihA/YsxC has product MIIKDAQFVISNTDYRKCPQDGKPEYAFIGRSNVGKSSLINMLTNRKGLAMTSSKPGKTQLINHFIINDEWYLVDLPGYGYAQRGKDGREQIRKIIDNYILKRTELTCLFLLLDCRHEPQKIDLDFINWLGEEGVPFVIVFTKTDKISKGRLKDNSEIYINKLHETWEEIPTIFYTSSEQRAGGDEILDYIDNINKSLKGK; this is encoded by the coding sequence ATGATAATAAAAGACGCTCAATTTGTAATAAGCAATACCGATTATAGAAAATGTCCTCAAGACGGTAAGCCCGAATATGCATTTATAGGACGCTCCAATGTCGGCAAATCATCCCTGATAAACATGCTTACCAACCGCAAAGGATTGGCTATGACATCGTCCAAGCCGGGAAAAACTCAGCTCATCAACCACTTCATTATCAACGACGAATGGTATCTGGTCGATTTACCGGGATATGGATATGCGCAACGAGGAAAAGACGGTAGAGAACAGATACGTAAAATAATAGACAATTATATACTTAAGAGAACTGAGCTAACCTGTCTTTTTCTATTATTAGATTGCAGACACGAACCTCAGAAAATAGACCTTGACTTCATCAATTGGCTAGGCGAAGAAGGAGTACCCTTTGTGATTGTATTCACCAAAACAGACAAAATAAGCAAAGGACGACTAAAAGATAACTCCGAAATATATATAAACAAATTACATGAAACATGGGAGGAAATCCCGACAATATTTTATACTTCTTCCGAGCAGAGAGCAGGAGGCGATGAAATATTGGATTATATAGACAACATAAATAAAAGTTTGAAAGGGAAATAA
- the rbfA gene encoding 30S ribosome-binding factor RbfA gives MDTTRQQKINRLIQKELSEIFRKQTQQMKGVLVTVSTVRVTPDLGLAKVYLSIFPSEKGKELLENIRTNVKSIRFDLGQKVGKQLRVIPELAFYLDDSLDYLENIDRLLNKDNNEVKE, from the coding sequence ATGGATACGACCAGACAACAAAAGATAAACAGGCTCATCCAGAAAGAGCTGAGTGAGATTTTCAGAAAACAAACCCAACAGATGAAAGGTGTACTTGTAACAGTGAGCACTGTGCGTGTAACACCCGATCTAGGACTAGCAAAAGTATACCTGAGTATTTTCCCTTCCGAGAAAGGAAAAGAATTGCTTGAGAATATAAGAACCAATGTAAAAAGTATTCGTTTCGACTTGGGACAAAAAGTAGGTAAACAACTACGTGTAATTCCCGAGCTGGCTTTTTATCTGGACGACTCGCTCGATTATCTGGAAAATATAGACAGGCTTCTCAACAAGGATAATAACGAAGTAAAAGAATAA
- a CDS encoding carbohydrate-binding family 9-like protein: MLSVPLINIADISRADLVLEKMQNIQKNNISTVNWPELYPSKPEVAFKIAHDGSNIFLQFFVEENEILAKTAEDNGHVWTDSCVEFFISFDGLYYYNTEFSCIGKALMGYRKEKKDCRHASQQILDSIKRYPSLGVEPFDKKQGDFKWNLLLVIPVTAYWMSDLKSLNGIKAHANFYKCGDNLTIPHFLSWNPIHTEKPNFHVPQFFGELNFE; the protein is encoded by the coding sequence ATGTTATCTGTACCTTTAATAAATATAGCAGATATTAGCAGAGCCGATCTGGTTCTGGAGAAGATGCAAAATATACAAAAGAATAACATCTCTACTGTCAATTGGCCGGAGCTATATCCTTCCAAGCCTGAAGTTGCATTCAAAATAGCACACGATGGCAGTAATATCTTCTTGCAATTCTTTGTTGAAGAAAATGAGATTCTTGCAAAAACAGCAGAAGATAATGGGCATGTATGGACGGATTCGTGCGTAGAATTTTTCATTTCTTTCGATGGTTTATATTATTACAATACAGAGTTTTCTTGCATCGGAAAAGCACTGATGGGCTATCGTAAAGAAAAAAAAGATTGCCGGCATGCAAGCCAACAGATATTGGACTCCATTAAGCGATACCCAAGTCTTGGAGTAGAGCCCTTTGATAAAAAACAAGGCGATTTCAAATGGAATTTGCTGCTTGTTATTCCCGTTACAGCATATTGGATGTCTGACCTAAAATCTCTGAATGGAATAAAAGCCCATGCAAATTTCTATAAATGTGGAGATAATCTGACTATTCCTCATTTTTTATCATGGAATCCTATCCATACAGAGAAGCCAAACTTCCATGTTCCACAATTTTTCGGAGAACTTAATTTCGAATAA
- a CDS encoding DUF47 domain-containing protein codes for MKNNLFDRFKPKENKFFPLLSGMAEVIVTASDLIIECVQVTNHNEAVEYYKKIKDQERKADTIQNQIFEELNQTFITPFDREDINHLSSTMDDVIDLINSCAKRIMLYSPKVMPESAVRLAMFVRESSGFLIQAIGELDVLKKSTSRIKEYCEQLGVIEKKADDVYEHFLIDLFENEKDAIEVIKLKDILHELERATDAAESVGKIIKTMIVKYS; via the coding sequence ATGAAAAATAACTTATTCGATAGGTTTAAACCTAAAGAAAACAAATTCTTCCCTCTTTTGAGCGGAATGGCAGAAGTAATAGTCACCGCATCGGATCTCATCATTGAATGTGTTCAAGTAACTAACCACAACGAAGCTGTAGAGTATTACAAAAAAATTAAAGACCAGGAAAGAAAAGCCGATACCATCCAAAATCAAATCTTCGAAGAGCTCAACCAAACATTTATTACCCCTTTTGACCGGGAAGATATAAACCATCTTTCGTCAACAATGGATGATGTTATTGATCTTATCAATAGTTGTGCTAAGCGTATCATGCTTTACAGCCCGAAAGTAATGCCCGAGAGCGCTGTACGACTCGCTATGTTTGTAAGAGAATCTTCCGGCTTCCTGATTCAGGCAATCGGAGAACTTGATGTATTGAAAAAAAGTACATCCCGAATAAAAGAATACTGCGAGCAACTGGGTGTGATTGAAAAAAAGGCCGACGATGTGTACGAACATTTTCTTATCGACCTGTTTGAGAATGAAAAAGATGCCATTGAGGTTATTAAACTAAAAGATATTCTTCACGAACTCGAACGTGCTACCGATGCAGCAGAATCAGTAGGAAAAATTATCAAAACAATGATCGTTAAGTATTCATAA
- a CDS encoding MmcQ/YjbR family DNA-binding protein: MNIEELREYCISVKGASESFPFDESTLVFKVMGKMFAYTGLDPKDGFFKVNLKCDPEKSSELRTRYEGVTHGNHTRGLLWNAVYLASDVPDKLIKELIDHSVEEVIKKLPKNKQAEYRSL, translated from the coding sequence ATGAATATAGAAGAACTCAGAGAATACTGTATATCTGTAAAGGGCGCATCGGAAAGCTTTCCTTTCGACGAATCTACTTTAGTCTTTAAAGTCATGGGAAAAATGTTCGCATACACAGGCTTAGACCCCAAAGATGGATTTTTCAAGGTAAATCTGAAATGTGACCCGGAAAAATCATCTGAACTACGTACAAGATATGAAGGAGTAACACACGGTAATCACACACGAGGACTCTTATGGAATGCCGTCTATCTTGCGAGTGATGTACCCGATAAGTTGATAAAAGAATTAATAGATCATTCTGTCGAAGAAGTAATAAAGAAGCTACCGAAAAATAAACAAGCAGAATATCGAAGTTTGTAA
- a CDS encoding bacteriocin immunity protein has product MTRKELIQLVEQILDVEKYTEDQLNEMLELLHRNVPHPAISDLIYYENLSSEEIVDKALNYKPIQL; this is encoded by the coding sequence ATGACCAGAAAAGAATTGATACAATTAGTAGAACAAATTCTGGATGTAGAGAAGTACACAGAAGATCAATTGAATGAGATGTTAGAGTTATTACACAGAAATGTGCCCCACCCTGCAATATCTGATTTGATCTACTATGAAAATTTATCTTCGGAAGAAATTGTAGACAAAGCGTTAAATTATAAACCGATTCAGTTATAA
- a CDS encoding chitobiase/beta-hexosaminidase C-terminal domain-containing protein, with the protein MKIINLKKTILLVLLIIVTTVANAQVTIGSNAEPSSAAILEIKTMHNASHIVSITDDSNITSDKGGLGLPRVKLVNRKTLEPFIQGSIDDQTKMKHVGLTVYNIKQQITNSIDESFEPGTYVWDGKQWNMSGGKGSEGARWFYLPPFHLSITLGSVNSGEIKLHDIYKNQFTQTGNGAFISSDTSINTIPSPLNGKLYENSELYYVVTYYDTSIMSIAKIDPDGTMHYTTNGTAPTTKSYINVIAIVK; encoded by the coding sequence ATGAAAATAATTAATCTAAAAAAAACAATTCTTTTGGTTTTACTAATAATAGTAACGACTGTAGCAAATGCTCAAGTAACAATTGGATCTAACGCAGAACCGTCCAGTGCAGCTATTCTAGAAATTAAAACAATGCACAATGCGTCGCACATAGTCTCTATTACCGACGATAGCAATATTACCTCAGACAAAGGAGGATTAGGTTTGCCTAGGGTAAAACTTGTAAATAGAAAAACATTGGAGCCATTCATTCAAGGATCAATAGACGATCAGACCAAAATGAAACATGTAGGGCTAACTGTATATAATATAAAACAACAAATTACCAACTCTATTGACGAGTCATTCGAACCAGGTACATACGTATGGGACGGGAAGCAATGGAACATGTCAGGTGGTAAAGGAAGTGAAGGTGCTCGCTGGTTCTACCTTCCACCATTTCATCTATCTATAACCTTAGGCAGTGTAAATTCCGGAGAAATCAAATTACATGATATATATAAAAACCAATTTACCCAAACCGGAAATGGAGCATTTATATCTAGCGACACTAGCATAAATACAATACCATCTCCACTGAATGGTAAACTATATGAAAATAGTGAATTATACTATGTAGTTACTTATTATGATACGAGTATAATGTCTATAGCAAAAATAGATCCGGATGGCACAATGCACTATACAACGAATGGTACAGCTCCAACCACGAAATCATATATTAATGTTATAGCTATCGTAAAGTAG
- the pyk gene encoding pyruvate kinase, which yields MTQKKTKIVATISDMRCDVDFIRALYNEGINVVRMNSAHMTEEGFIKVMTNVRAVSSHIGIMMDTKGPEIRTTATASGEKIVVKTGDKIKVIGDINILSTPEQVSLSYPSIIEDVPVGSTLLIDDGETALKVIDKTAEYLLCEVQNDGTIGSRKSVNIPGVKVNLPSITAKDRRSIEIAIKNKADFIAHSFVRHKQDVLDVQKILDEYNSPIKIIAKIENQEGVDNIDEIYETAYGVMVARGDLGIEVPQEKIPGIQRLLIRKAVEYKKPVIVATQMLHTMIENPRPTRAEVTDIANAVYYGTDAVMLSGETAYGKYPIEAVRAMAQIAAAAEQSKLEEKAMPVPFKDREYGRTSFLAKQAVKSCNQLGVKAIVTDSMTGRTARTLAAFRSKCPVYAFCNKEEVARWLSLSYGVDPHFQEDAGLTKNHKEYFVRALNQLQLDGVLSSGDYVTYLSGTFSDGKGGTSFLEIEKVGAVMEQGEKFFVPVD from the coding sequence ATGACTCAGAAAAAAACGAAAATTGTAGCTACAATTTCAGACATGCGTTGTGATGTTGATTTTATTCGTGCATTATATAACGAAGGGATCAATGTTGTAAGGATGAACTCTGCCCACATGACAGAAGAAGGGTTTATCAAAGTAATGACTAATGTACGTGCCGTATCTTCACACATTGGTATTATGATGGATACTAAAGGACCGGAAATACGTACAACAGCTACAGCTTCAGGAGAAAAAATAGTTGTTAAAACCGGAGACAAAATCAAAGTTATCGGTGATATCAATATCCTATCTACTCCCGAGCAAGTTTCACTTTCATATCCAAGCATTATAGAAGACGTGCCGGTAGGCAGCACACTATTGATTGACGACGGAGAAACTGCACTAAAAGTAATCGACAAAACTGCAGAATATCTACTTTGCGAAGTACAAAACGATGGTACAATCGGTAGCCGCAAGAGCGTTAATATCCCTGGAGTAAAAGTAAACCTTCCTTCAATTACAGCAAAAGACAGAAGAAGCATTGAAATCGCTATCAAAAACAAAGCTGACTTCATCGCTCACTCTTTTGTAAGACATAAACAAGACGTATTAGACGTACAAAAGATTTTGGACGAATACAACAGCCCAATCAAAATCATCGCTAAGATTGAAAACCAAGAAGGTGTTGACAATATCGACGAAATCTACGAAACAGCTTATGGCGTGATGGTAGCTCGTGGCGACCTTGGTATTGAAGTTCCACAAGAAAAAATACCTGGAATCCAACGTTTGCTTATCCGTAAAGCCGTAGAATATAAAAAACCGGTTATCGTAGCAACTCAAATGTTGCACACAATGATCGAAAATCCACGTCCTACTCGTGCAGAGGTTACAGATATTGCAAATGCAGTATATTATGGAACAGATGCAGTGATGCTTAGTGGAGAAACTGCTTATGGTAAATATCCGATCGAGGCTGTTCGCGCTATGGCTCAAATTGCTGCTGCTGCCGAACAATCTAAATTAGAAGAAAAAGCAATGCCGGTTCCTTTCAAAGATAGAGAATACGGAAGAACATCATTCCTAGCTAAGCAAGCTGTTAAATCTTGCAACCAACTAGGGGTGAAAGCTATTGTTACAGACAGTATGACCGGACGTACAGCACGTACTCTTGCCGCATTCCGCAGCAAATGTCCTGTATATGCATTCTGCAACAAAGAAGAAGTTGCTCGCTGGTTATCTTTGAGTTACGGTGTAGATCCTCACTTCCAAGAAGATGCTGGTCTTACTAAAAACCACAAAGAATATTTCGTTAGAGCATTAAACCAACTTCAATTAGACGGAGTATTAAGCTCAGGTGACTATGTTACTTATTTGAGTGGAACTTTCTCTGATGGTAAAGGTGGAACATCTTTCCTTGAAATCGAAAAAGTTGGTGCTGTAATGGAACAAGGTGAGAAATTTTTCGTTCCTGTAGACTAA
- a CDS encoding FtsX-like permease family protein: MNLALHIARRYLFAKKSHNAINIISMISVCGITVATMALVCALSVFNGFTDVVANTFSAFDPELQITPAKGKVFDPTSKKIEEIKALPEIEFTSESLEDNALIKFADRQEPIILKGVSANFINLANVNNLIIDGKFSLREGDIENGVIGAGMAMFLGVRAGFLDPVELYAPKRNERINLANPATAFTQSEVFVSGVFALNQQKYDDQMFIVSIDLARELFHYDKEISSLDIKVKDGYNVDKVHNKIKSIIGKDELLVKNRFEQQADLYRMVNVEKWVTFLILCIILIIAVFNVIGSLTMLIIEKDEDVRILKSLGANNTLITRIFLFEGWLITFVGAVVGVTLGLTLCLLQQYFGLLKLGNTPGAFVIDAYPVSVQALDIVLIFVTVSIIGFLAVIYPVNNLRKRL; the protein is encoded by the coding sequence TTGAATCTTGCGCTGCACATAGCCCGCCGTTATCTTTTCGCAAAGAAATCGCATAATGCTATCAACATCATATCGATGATCTCGGTATGTGGGATAACTGTTGCCACAATGGCGCTGGTATGTGCTTTATCGGTTTTTAATGGTTTTACAGACGTAGTAGCAAACACATTCAGCGCTTTCGACCCCGAACTACAAATTACTCCGGCCAAAGGGAAAGTATTTGACCCGACAAGTAAGAAGATAGAAGAAATCAAAGCTTTGCCCGAAATAGAATTCACATCCGAATCTCTGGAAGACAATGCTTTGATTAAATTCGCAGACCGACAAGAACCGATTATATTAAAAGGTGTATCAGCCAATTTCATCAATCTCGCCAACGTAAACAATCTGATTATAGATGGAAAGTTTTCGTTACGCGAAGGTGATATCGAAAATGGAGTTATAGGTGCAGGTATGGCCATGTTTCTTGGGGTAAGAGCCGGATTCCTCGACCCGGTAGAGCTATACGCTCCCAAACGAAACGAACGCATCAATCTGGCAAATCCGGCAACAGCATTTACTCAGTCAGAGGTATTCGTATCGGGTGTATTTGCACTCAATCAGCAAAAGTACGACGACCAGATGTTTATTGTTTCAATAGACTTGGCACGCGAACTCTTCCACTACGACAAAGAAATATCATCCCTTGACATAAAAGTAAAAGACGGCTATAATGTAGACAAGGTACACAATAAAATAAAGTCTATAATTGGGAAAGACGAACTATTGGTAAAGAACAGATTCGAACAACAGGCTGATCTTTATCGGATGGTAAACGTTGAAAAATGGGTTACATTTCTCATTTTATGCATCATTCTTATAATAGCAGTATTCAATGTTATAGGATCGCTTACGATGCTGATTATAGAGAAAGACGAGGATGTCAGGATATTAAAAAGCCTCGGAGCAAACAATACATTAATCACACGGATATTTCTCTTCGAGGGCTGGCTAATCACATTTGTAGGAGCCGTTGTAGGTGTAACTCTCGGACTCACGCTTTGTCTGTTACAACAATACTTCGGATTATTGAAATTAGGCAATACTCCCGGTGCCTTTGTTATAGATGCATACCCTGTATCGGTACAAGCTTTGGATATTGTACTGATATTTGTTACAGTGAGTATCATTGGATTCCTCGCTGTAATCTATCCTGTAAATAATCTAAGGAAAAGGCTATAA
- a CDS encoding cupin domain-containing protein: MGRAVDKNSAPHYFWGDKCSSWILMSRDSLSVKIETMPANTRETLHYHSLARQFFFVTKGTAIFYVEGEREVVNEQQGILIEPMVKHYIANETSEPIDFLLVSQPDNDSTNDRTDCE; the protein is encoded by the coding sequence ATGGGAAGAGCAGTCGATAAAAATTCAGCACCCCATTATTTTTGGGGAGACAAATGTAGCAGTTGGATCCTAATGAGTAGGGATTCTTTATCTGTAAAAATTGAAACCATGCCGGCAAATACAAGAGAAACTTTACATTACCACTCTCTTGCAAGGCAATTCTTCTTTGTGACAAAAGGAACAGCAATATTTTACGTTGAAGGCGAGCGTGAAGTTGTTAATGAGCAGCAAGGTATCTTGATAGAACCTATGGTGAAGCATTATATTGCCAATGAGACTTCAGAGCCTATCGATTTCCTTCTTGTCTCTCAGCCTGACAATGATTCAACGAATGACCGAACAGATTGTGAATAA
- a CDS encoding O-methyltransferase, whose protein sequence is MSLEKDEAIESYILSRIDQESELLKQLNRDAHVNLLKPRMLSGHLQGRMLKMFCRMMNPKYILEIGTYTAYATLCLAEGADNDAEIHTIEVNDELEDFILKHLHKSKLKDKIHLHIGDAMEIIPQIDRTFDLVFIDANKRHYIEYYNLIFDKVRPGGLIIADNTLWDGHVLETPKPSDKQTIGIQQFNDMIAKDDRVEKVILPIRDGLTLIWKK, encoded by the coding sequence ATGTCATTGGAAAAGGACGAAGCTATAGAAAGCTATATTCTTTCTCGTATCGATCAAGAAAGCGAGCTACTCAAACAATTAAACAGGGACGCTCACGTAAATTTATTAAAGCCAAGAATGCTATCGGGACATCTGCAAGGACGTATGCTCAAAATGTTTTGCAGAATGATGAATCCTAAGTATATTCTCGAAATAGGAACTTATACGGCATACGCAACCCTATGTTTGGCGGAAGGAGCCGACAACGATGCTGAAATACATACCATAGAAGTAAACGACGAACTCGAGGACTTCATCTTAAAACACCTGCACAAATCGAAACTTAAAGATAAGATACATCTTCATATAGGAGACGCAATGGAAATAATCCCTCAGATAGACCGCACGTTCGATCTCGTATTCATTGATGCAAACAAACGCCATTACATTGAATATTATAATCTCATATTCGACAAGGTACGTCCCGGTGGACTTATCATTGCCGATAACACACTGTGGGACGGACATGTACTGGAAACTCCGAAACCATCGGACAAACAAACCATCGGGATACAACAGTTCAATGACATGATAGCGAAGGATGACAGAGTAGAAAAAGTAATCTTGCCAATACGTGACGGGTTGACATTGATATGGAAAAAATAA